In Primulina eburnea isolate SZY01 chromosome 3, ASM2296580v1, whole genome shotgun sequence, one DNA window encodes the following:
- the LOC140827284 gene encoding uncharacterized protein: MTYFSKVPMFSKEDWKMRMQAHLAAQDDDMWYVITDGPLKILKPNTAVAVTDGAPQIVEKPRSEWTGEDKKKANLNNVANEILYKTLDKIPLARSRCKFENLKMNAKETLNEFDERFSSLVNELAALGKEYDNREIALKVMRALPRE, from the exons ATGACGTACTTCAGCAAAGTACCCATGTTTTCAAAGGAAGACTGGAAGATGAGGATGCAAGCGCATCTTGCAgctcaagatgatgacatgtggtatgttatCACAGATGGTCCcctgaaaatcttaaagcctaatACAGCTGTTGCGGTTACTGATGGTGCGCCACaaattgttgaaaaaccaaggaGTGAATGGACTGGTGAAGATAAAAAGAAAGCCAATCTTAATAATGTTGCGAATGAAATTCTTTACAAAACCCTCGACAAAATACCTTTAGCAAGATcaagatgt AAATTtgaaaatctcaaaatgaatgcTAAAGAAACTctgaatgagtttgatgaacgtttCAGCAGTTTAGTCAATGAGCTAGCAGCTCTGGGGAAAGAATATGACAACAGAGAAATAGCACTCAAAGTAATGAGAGCTCTGCCCAGAGAATGA